In the genome of Petrotoga olearia DSM 13574, one region contains:
- the rapZ gene encoding RNase adapter RapZ, which yields MITLQIKPTVFLITGLSGAGKTLLLQSLEDEGYYTVDNIPPHLIEPFLNILCTSNVKKLAIVSDIRWKNPDKLVELFQNVESLAKCNMEIRKVFLKADKTELINRYKKSRRTHPLGLSLENAIDEEMKVMSEIESYCDIVIDTSSTEPTEFKKRFFQLIKEDMKKLKLNFISFGFKNGIPQISDYVFDVRYLPNPFYFPEMYELTGLDMKVIEFLEKFKETHETVEKIVNLAKFIQDKYTESGRIEAYFCIGCTGGQHRSVYVAQKVYEILKNEGRDVSINHRDIER from the coding sequence TTGATAACATTGCAAATAAAACCAACTGTTTTTTTAATAACCGGATTATCGGGGGCAGGTAAAACCTTATTATTGCAATCTCTAGAAGACGAAGGGTATTATACAGTTGACAACATACCACCCCATTTAATAGAGCCTTTTTTAAACATTTTATGTACCAGTAACGTTAAAAAACTAGCTATAGTGAGCGATATTAGATGGAAAAATCCCGATAAATTGGTCGAACTATTTCAGAATGTTGAAAGTTTGGCCAAATGTAATATGGAAATTCGTAAAGTTTTTTTAAAAGCGGATAAAACCGAGCTAATTAACAGATACAAAAAAAGCAGAAGAACTCATCCGTTAGGTCTTTCTTTAGAAAACGCCATAGATGAAGAAATGAAAGTCATGTCAGAAATAGAAAGTTATTGTGACATAGTTATCGATACTTCTTCAACAGAACCAACCGAATTTAAAAAAAGATTTTTCCAGTTGATTAAAGAAGATATGAAAAAACTAAAGTTAAATTTTATCAGTTTTGGATTTAAAAACGGTATTCCACAAATCTCTGATTATGTCTTTGATGTGAGATACCTTCCAAATCCTTTTTATTTTCCAGAGATGTATGAACTAACTGGTTTAGATATGAAAGTAATTGAATTCCTTGAAAAATTTAAAGAAACTCATGAAACTGTTGAGAAGATTGTTAATTTAGCAAAGTTCATCCAAGATAAATATACTGAAAGTGGTCGTATAGAAGCATATTTTTGCATAGGTTGCACAGGAGGGCAACATAGATCGGTTTATGTTGCCCAAAAGGTTTATGAAATTTTAAAAAATGAAGGTAGAGATGTAAGCATAAATCATAGAGATATAGAAAGATAG
- a CDS encoding P1 family peptidase — MFNSITDVPGIKVGHYTDYKSLTGCTVVLAENGAVGGVDVKGSAPGTRETDLLKPGNLVQKVHAILLTGGSAFGLDAAGGVMQFLEENSIGFQTNTVKVPIVPSAVIYDLDIGDPNVRPDKKSGYIAAKLASSVPVEEGCVGVGIGALVGKAAGVENAMKGGVGSYSIELGYGIIVGAITVVNATGDVYEKGEIIAGAIDQDNKFLNISEYMKKLSFNANPGENTTLSVVATNAKLSKEEANKVAQMSHDGMARAIRPVHTMYDGDAIFCLSTGDLPSDVTLIGEVAAEVVEKSIIRAIKSARKVGNILSYKDIYPSNK; from the coding sequence ATGTTCAATAGTATAACTGACGTTCCAGGAATAAAAGTAGGACACTACACTGATTATAAATCCTTAACAGGTTGTACGGTTGTTCTAGCCGAAAATGGGGCTGTAGGTGGAGTAGATGTCAAAGGCTCAGCTCCGGGTACAAGAGAAACAGACTTACTAAAACCTGGGAATCTTGTTCAAAAGGTACACGCTATTTTATTAACCGGGGGAAGTGCTTTTGGTTTAGATGCAGCAGGTGGAGTTATGCAATTCTTAGAAGAAAATAGTATTGGCTTTCAAACAAACACCGTGAAAGTCCCTATAGTACCCTCTGCCGTTATTTACGATTTGGATATAGGAGACCCAAACGTTAGACCCGATAAGAAATCTGGTTATATCGCAGCAAAATTAGCATCGTCAGTTCCTGTTGAAGAAGGATGTGTTGGTGTAGGAATTGGGGCACTCGTTGGTAAGGCAGCAGGTGTTGAGAATGCTATGAAAGGTGGAGTAGGGAGTTACTCTATTGAATTAGGGTATGGAATAATTGTCGGGGCTATAACAGTTGTGAACGCTACAGGAGATGTTTACGAAAAAGGAGAAATAATAGCTGGGGCTATAGACCAAGACAATAAATTTTTGAATATATCTGAATATATGAAAAAATTGAGTTTTAATGCTAATCCAGGTGAAAATACAACTCTATCCGTTGTAGCTACAAATGCAAAATTATCTAAAGAAGAAGCAAACAAAGTTGCTCAAATGAGCCATGACGGAATGGCAAGAGCAATAAGACCTGTTCATACTATGTACGATGGGGATGCTATTTTTTGTTTGTCTACAGGTGATTTACCAAGCGACGTTACTTTAATTGGTGAAGTGGCAGCAGAAGTGGTAGAAAAATCAATTATAAGAGCTATAAAATCGGCAAGAAAAGTTGGCAATATTCTCAGTTACAAAGATATATATCCTAGTAACAAATAA
- a CDS encoding DMT family transporter, translating into MIRAFLWLLLVTVIWGSTFPIHKVVLTDLQTLPYLFIRFGIAAVLSFLIWKKHSFKYGATLGIILGLAHALQTYGINFTDASKSGFITSLYIPFTPIISYLIEKEKPNFIQWLCFPLSLLGSYMLFGGVSGFNFGDFLTLLGAVLFAVHIVIITKFSKVVEETSLLAYQFLFAAIINLSISFNSSWRLGTPIWITIIYTAILATIVVNFLQVRYQKVIGSNSTVLIFIGEPIFASLFSFVFLGERFSGLQIAGASIMIGVIILTTFSYRVNKYLKKKLDLKEL; encoded by the coding sequence TTGATTAGAGCATTTTTATGGCTTTTGCTAGTTACTGTGATATGGGGTTCCACCTTTCCAATTCACAAGGTTGTTTTAACTGACCTTCAAACTTTGCCCTATTTGTTTATAAGGTTTGGTATTGCAGCTGTTTTGTCTTTCCTTATTTGGAAAAAGCATTCTTTCAAATATGGGGCAACCTTAGGAATAATTTTAGGATTGGCACATGCTTTACAAACTTATGGAATAAATTTTACAGATGCTTCCAAAAGTGGATTTATTACCTCTTTATATATTCCGTTCACCCCTATAATTTCTTATTTAATTGAAAAAGAAAAACCCAACTTCATTCAGTGGTTGTGTTTTCCCTTGTCTTTGTTAGGTTCTTACATGCTTTTTGGAGGTGTTTCAGGATTTAATTTTGGAGATTTCTTAACGCTCTTGGGTGCCGTTTTGTTTGCAGTTCATATTGTTATAATAACAAAATTTTCAAAAGTTGTTGAAGAAACTTCGCTTTTAGCATATCAATTTTTATTTGCTGCTATAATCAATTTGTCAATATCATTCAACTCTAGTTGGAGATTAGGTACTCCCATTTGGATAACGATTATATACACCGCAATTTTAGCGACCATAGTTGTAAATTTTTTGCAAGTTAGATATCAAAAGGTAATCGGTTCAAATTCAACCGTTCTTATATTCATTGGCGAACCAATATTTGCTTCATTATTTTCATTTGTTTTTTTGGGGGAGAGATTTTCTGGATTGCAGATAGCTGGAGCTTCAATTATGATTGGAGTAATAATTTTAACTACTTTTTCATATAGAGTAAATAAATATTTAAAGAAGAAATTAGATTTGAAAGAGCTTTAA
- the lysS gene encoding lysine--tRNA ligase, whose protein sequence is MDLRNIRIHLIKEMREKGYNPYKYNFQKNYTSQQIKDLFDSKIEAGQQLPDQVFNFAGRLMNLRKHGKSAFADLKDEFGRIQIYIRLDQVGQESYDFFKEYIDIGDWVGINGYPFKTRTGELTLLAFEIELLSKAVRPLPEKWHGLKDKEVRYRQRYVDMIANDDTIKTLRTRFLVIKYIREYLNDKGFLEVETPVLQSIMGGANARPFITHLNVYDIDMYLRIATELHLKRLVVGGMEKVYEIGKIFRNEGVSNKHNPEFTSIELYQAFADYNNMMELTEDLLYNITKKVHNKAKVMYQGEEIDFTPPFKRIKMREFIQENLGIDILEASDQELKDFLKDKGEEVEIEDRYHYLDKVWDLVEDKLVQPTFVMDYPIELSPLAKRKKDDPRLTERFELIIKGNEIANAFSELNDPQDQFERFKKQMELKELGDEEAQMMDLDFIRALEYGLPPTGGLGIGIDRVCMLLTDTPTIRDIIPFPIVKPVSFEDEEAMSKEEDTNE, encoded by the coding sequence ATGGATCTTAGAAATATACGAATACATCTAATTAAAGAAATGAGAGAAAAAGGATACAATCCGTATAAGTACAATTTTCAAAAAAATTATACTTCCCAACAAATCAAAGACCTTTTCGATAGTAAAATAGAGGCTGGCCAACAATTGCCTGATCAAGTTTTTAATTTCGCCGGAAGGTTGATGAATCTAAGAAAACACGGCAAATCCGCTTTTGCTGATTTAAAGGATGAATTTGGACGTATTCAAATATATATCCGTTTGGATCAAGTAGGACAAGAAAGTTATGATTTTTTCAAAGAATATATTGATATCGGAGACTGGGTAGGAATAAATGGTTATCCTTTCAAAACAAGAACAGGCGAATTAACCCTTTTGGCTTTTGAAATAGAATTACTCTCAAAAGCTGTTCGCCCCCTTCCTGAAAAATGGCATGGGCTCAAAGATAAAGAAGTTCGATATAGACAAAGATATGTGGATATGATCGCAAACGATGATACCATTAAAACCCTTAGAACACGTTTTTTAGTCATCAAATACATTAGAGAATACTTAAACGACAAAGGCTTTTTAGAAGTCGAAACTCCTGTTCTTCAAAGTATAATGGGGGGAGCAAATGCAAGGCCATTTATTACTCACCTAAACGTTTATGATATAGATATGTACCTACGGATAGCTACGGAATTACATCTTAAAAGATTGGTCGTCGGTGGGATGGAAAAAGTTTATGAAATAGGGAAAATTTTCAGAAACGAAGGTGTTTCCAACAAGCATAATCCAGAATTTACGTCTATTGAATTGTATCAGGCTTTTGCTGATTATAATAATATGATGGAACTAACCGAAGACCTTTTGTACAACATTACCAAAAAAGTTCACAACAAAGCGAAAGTTATGTACCAAGGAGAAGAAATAGATTTTACACCTCCTTTCAAAAGAATAAAGATGAGAGAATTCATACAAGAAAATCTTGGAATAGATATATTAGAAGCTAGTGATCAAGAACTTAAAGATTTTTTGAAAGATAAGGGCGAAGAAGTAGAAATAGAAGATAGATACCATTATCTAGACAAAGTTTGGGATTTAGTCGAAGATAAACTCGTTCAACCTACTTTTGTTATGGATTATCCAATAGAACTATCTCCACTTGCAAAAAGAAAAAAAGATGACCCAAGGTTAACAGAAAGATTTGAATTAATAATAAAAGGCAACGAAATAGCTAACGCCTTTTCTGAATTGAACGATCCTCAAGATCAATTTGAAAGATTTAAAAAACAAATGGAACTCAAAGAGTTGGGTGATGAAGAGGCTCAAATGATGGATCTTGATTTCATAAGGGCGTTAGAATATGGTTTACCTCCCACTGGAGGACTAGGAATAGGTATCGACAGAGTTTGTATGTTGCTTACCGATACCCCGACTATTCGCGATATTATACCTTTTCCAATTGTAAAACCTGTGTCTTTCGAAGATGAAGAAGCTATGTCAAAAGAAGAAGATACTAACGAATAA
- the greA gene encoding transcription elongation factor GreA: MAEQVYKLTREGYEKLKKEREELKKRLMGEIAERIKEARELGDLSENSEYEEAKNEQGMIDSRIKEIDYILDNAEIIENGGNHDNSTVSLGKKVKIKDYRLNREQEFLLVTPQEANIEESKISIESPIGRSLLGRKKGEVINIKTARGSSKKIEIKEIS, from the coding sequence GTGGCTGAGCAAGTATACAAACTAACCAGAGAAGGATACGAAAAATTAAAAAAAGAACGAGAAGAGCTTAAAAAAAGGCTTATGGGAGAAATTGCCGAAAGAATTAAAGAAGCCAGGGAATTGGGAGATCTCTCAGAGAATAGTGAATACGAAGAGGCAAAAAACGAGCAAGGAATGATAGATTCCAGAATCAAAGAGATAGATTATATATTAGACAACGCTGAAATAATTGAAAATGGAGGCAATCACGATAATTCTACCGTAAGTTTGGGAAAAAAGGTGAAAATAAAAGATTATAGATTGAATAGAGAGCAGGAGTTCCTGCTAGTTACCCCTCAAGAGGCAAATATCGAAGAAAGTAAGATCAGTATTGAATCTCCTATTGGAAGATCATTACTAGGAAGAAAAAAAGGGGAAGTTATCAACATTAAAACAGCTAGAGGAAGCTCAAAGAAAATAGAAATCAAAGAGATAAGCTAA
- the ispE gene encoding 4-(cytidine 5'-diphospho)-2-C-methyl-D-erythritol kinase produces MHLKAFGKVNLYLDVISRRKDNYHNILTLFQSINKHDEIFIEFSKSEIFESEPPLTISWDKNIIKKAIETFKKETGLYDFNLKIKLIKNLPIGGGVGGGSADAAAVLGFLSNIFNIPEKDLFEISCKIGSDVPFLIKGGTAIGKGKGEILEFLEPLKLNIKIYPMNYNIDTKKMYEKIDQNWESINHFGDPYKLYDALKSNDIITAKQNAFNVFEQVVFKEYPKLKQKKKALEKDEGIIFALMSGSGSTIYKVISTN; encoded by the coding sequence ATGCATTTAAAAGCCTTTGGAAAAGTTAACCTTTACTTAGATGTAATTAGTAGACGAAAAGATAACTATCATAATATTTTAACCCTTTTCCAATCGATTAACAAACACGACGAAATATTTATCGAATTTTCTAAAAGTGAAATATTCGAATCAGAACCTCCCTTGACCATTTCATGGGATAAAAATATAATAAAAAAAGCAATTGAGACCTTTAAAAAAGAAACCGGTTTGTACGATTTTAACTTAAAAATTAAACTTATTAAAAATTTACCTATCGGTGGAGGAGTAGGAGGAGGAAGTGCTGACGCCGCAGCTGTTTTGGGCTTCCTCTCAAATATTTTTAACATACCAGAAAAAGACTTATTCGAAATAAGTTGCAAAATTGGAAGTGATGTTCCTTTTTTGATAAAAGGTGGAACTGCTATTGGTAAAGGTAAAGGGGAAATTTTGGAATTTTTGGAACCTTTAAAATTAAATATTAAAATATACCCCATGAACTATAACATTGATACAAAAAAAATGTATGAAAAAATCGACCAAAATTGGGAAAGTATCAATCATTTTGGTGATCCCTACAAACTGTACGACGCTTTAAAAAGCAACGACATTATAACTGCTAAACAAAATGCGTTTAACGTTTTCGAACAAGTGGTATTCAAAGAATATCCTAAATTGAAACAAAAAAAGAAAGCCCTAGAAAAGGATGAAGGGATTATATTTGCTTTGATGTCTGGTTCAGGTAGTACTATATACAAAGTGATTTCAACTAACTGA
- a CDS encoding ribonuclease H-like YkuK family protein has product MINFIKLFLENKSYKVWVGTDSHARDGHVTFATAIVIYKVGNGATYFYYVTHERRSYDMYSRLIKEAEFSLNTAEFIENNLNLVKPEIHLDIGLNGRSKEVLNVITGYVKGLGYNYKIKPESFAATNVAHLYTK; this is encoded by the coding sequence TTGATTAATTTCATTAAACTATTTTTAGAAAACAAAAGTTACAAAGTGTGGGTAGGAACCGATAGCCATGCAAGAGATGGACATGTAACCTTTGCTACTGCTATAGTAATTTACAAAGTAGGCAATGGAGCTACTTATTTTTATTATGTCACTCACGAACGTAGGTCATACGATATGTACTCAAGATTAATAAAAGAGGCAGAATTTAGTTTAAATACAGCAGAATTTATTGAAAATAACTTAAATTTAGTAAAGCCAGAAATACACCTTGATATAGGATTAAACGGTAGATCAAAAGAAGTTCTTAACGTTATTACTGGGTACGTAAAAGGTTTGGGATATAATTATAAAATAAAACCAGAATCCTTTGCAGCTACCAACGTTGCTCATTTATATACCAAGTGA
- a CDS encoding gluconeogenesis factor YvcK family protein: MKNIVTIGGGTGTSQILRGLKWNLDVDIVSIVTVTDDGGSSGILREDFNILPPGDIRNNILALAEQETFLTKLLKFRFNEGFLKNHNLGNIILLALTRINGNNFPLAIKTLSEALKIKGRVFPASLDSLKLVAELDDGEIIFGETSIVLKNKNIKRIWLDGNAEAFDESVMAIQKADIIIFGPGSLYTSIIPNILVDGIRNAINLCKAKKVYIANIMTQPGETTNYSLKDHVQELENYLGEELDYIIANESNLPYEIIQRYQKMGSIPVKLDMEEDRRVVVSDLVYIINDEEPKIRHDPKKTSELILKCVQ, translated from the coding sequence ATGAAAAATATTGTAACTATTGGTGGTGGAACGGGGACAAGTCAAATATTAAGGGGGTTGAAATGGAATCTGGATGTAGATATTGTTTCCATCGTTACCGTTACAGATGATGGAGGAAGTTCAGGAATATTGCGTGAAGATTTTAATATATTGCCCCCAGGAGATATCAGGAACAATATATTAGCCTTGGCTGAGCAAGAAACCTTTCTGACTAAATTACTTAAATTTCGTTTTAATGAAGGCTTCTTAAAAAATCATAATCTCGGTAACATAATTTTGCTAGCATTAACTCGAATTAACGGTAACAATTTTCCATTAGCGATAAAAACTTTGTCCGAAGCACTGAAAATAAAAGGAAGGGTTTTTCCGGCTTCTTTGGATTCCCTAAAACTTGTAGCAGAACTTGATGATGGTGAGATCATTTTTGGTGAAACATCAATTGTATTGAAAAACAAAAATATAAAAAGAATCTGGTTGGATGGAAATGCCGAAGCATTTGATGAAAGCGTTATGGCTATTCAAAAAGCCGATATAATAATTTTTGGACCTGGCAGTTTATATACCAGTATTATTCCTAATATATTGGTAGATGGCATAAGAAACGCAATCAATTTGTGCAAAGCTAAGAAAGTATATATAGCAAATATTATGACACAACCTGGGGAAACGACCAATTATTCTTTAAAAGATCATGTTCAAGAATTAGAAAATTATTTAGGTGAAGAATTAGATTACATCATAGCCAACGAATCAAATTTACCATATGAAATAATTCAGAGATACCAAAAAATGGGATCTATCCCAGTAAAATTAGATATGGAAGAAGATAGAAGAGTAGTGGTATCTGATTTGGTTTATATTATAAACGACGAAGAGCCAAAAATTAGACACGACCCAAAAAAAACATCAGAGTTGATTTTAAAATGCGTTCAATGA
- the whiA gene encoding DNA-binding protein WhiA yields MNSFSETLKLSLVNSDYIFPEAEFYGFFIGKGEIIEKETEKLIKISITSLNSFKRLYKLCKYSFTNKFEVQFNNEKRLNLGGTGSIFLNYQTIDKILKKSNLYLNENKFSPPLKKDPVIFGSFLKGLLLSCGSISVKESYHLEFNLKTNNVFKEDLVRTFKSLLGVNARFFNRSKGSKVYIKSREDILNILELLNAKEKVQELNELMDIRDLRSDVTRTINLISANSSKTAHSSIKQIKDIQIIQESIGLDSLPNDLKQIAAFRLENEDASLSNMAESLSMKKSTLYNKLKKISKIAESLKNT; encoded by the coding sequence ATGAATTCCTTTTCAGAAACTTTAAAATTAAGTCTGGTGAATAGTGACTACATTTTCCCAGAAGCAGAGTTTTATGGTTTTTTCATAGGAAAAGGCGAAATTATTGAAAAAGAAACTGAAAAATTAATAAAAATATCCATAACATCTTTGAATAGTTTTAAAAGATTGTACAAACTGTGCAAATATTCTTTTACCAATAAATTCGAAGTACAATTTAATAACGAAAAAAGGTTAAATCTTGGTGGAACAGGTTCTATATTCTTAAACTATCAAACAATAGATAAAATATTAAAGAAAAGCAATCTTTATCTAAATGAAAATAAATTTTCCCCACCTTTAAAAAAAGATCCAGTGATTTTTGGATCTTTCCTTAAAGGTTTATTGTTATCTTGTGGGTCTATCTCAGTAAAAGAATCCTATCATTTAGAATTCAATTTGAAAACAAACAATGTTTTTAAAGAGGATTTAGTTAGAACATTTAAGAGCCTTTTAGGTGTGAATGCCAGATTTTTCAATAGAAGTAAAGGTTCAAAAGTATATATAAAATCACGTGAAGACATATTGAATATACTCGAACTTCTCAACGCTAAGGAAAAAGTACAAGAACTAAATGAATTGATGGATATAAGGGATTTACGTAGCGACGTAACAAGGACTATTAATTTAATATCTGCCAATTCATCAAAAACAGCTCATAGTTCAATAAAGCAAATTAAGGATATACAAATTATTCAAGAAAGTATAGGTTTAGATAGTTTACCAAACGACCTAAAACAAATAGCTGCTTTTAGATTAGAAAATGAAGATGCAAGTTTGAGCAACATGGCAGAATCATTATCAATGAAAAAATCTACTTTGTATAATAAACTGAAAAAAATCTCAAAAATTGCTGAATCTCTAAAAAATACCTAA
- the nrdR gene encoding transcriptional regulator NrdR, with amino-acid sequence MKCPFCGYDETKVLDSRPASNGTSIRRRRECLQCQARFTTYERYEQTRLRIIKKDGRRELYDRKKLMNGILKACEKRPVSTDQIEEMVDNIEEQLRRSGYSEIYSSEIGDKVMDQLKSIDQVAYVRFASVYKEFRDLDSFLQAIRELKNS; translated from the coding sequence ATGAAATGTCCTTTCTGTGGTTACGATGAAACGAAAGTTCTAGACTCAAGACCAGCTAGTAACGGCACTTCCATAAGAAGAAGAAGAGAATGTTTGCAATGTCAAGCTCGTTTTACAACTTATGAAAGATACGAACAAACAAGGCTAAGAATAATAAAAAAAGACGGTAGAAGAGAACTTTACGATAGAAAAAAACTAATGAACGGGATCTTAAAGGCATGTGAAAAAAGGCCTGTCAGCACTGATCAAATTGAAGAAATGGTTGATAACATAGAAGAGCAATTAAGAAGAAGTGGCTATTCAGAAATTTACTCTTCTGAAATTGGTGATAAGGTTATGGATCAATTGAAATCAATTGATCAGGTAGCTTATGTAAGATTTGCTTCGGTGTATAAAGAATTTAGAGATTTAGACAGTTTTTTACAAGCTATAAGAGAATTAAAAAATAGTTAA
- the ltaE gene encoding low-specificity L-threonine aldolase produces the protein MRYIDIRSDTVTQPTQEMREAMFKAEVGDDVYDEDPTIKKLEKYAAEVVGKEDAVFVPSGTFGNQLSIFTHCERGNEVILDDSSHIVVHEVGSASVIAGVQLRTINSDKGVMSPQDIKKRIRKGEDDLHFPSTGLICLENAHSNGRVVPLENMKEISEIAHENGIPVHLDGARVFNAATYLNVDPKEITQYCDSVMFCLSKGLCAPVGSIVAGSKDFIQKAKKKRKLMGGGLRQAGFLAAAGLIALEKMRFRLKEDHENARYLGEKLGEIPEISVNLDDIQINMVFFTINKDICFEEITQFFLEKGIKINPPENGEFRFVTNYWVSKKDVDYIVETMKEYLKKW, from the coding sequence GTGAGATACATAGATATCAGAAGTGATACCGTTACACAACCTACTCAAGAGATGAGAGAAGCGATGTTTAAGGCAGAAGTCGGTGATGATGTTTACGATGAAGATCCGACGATAAAAAAATTAGAAAAATATGCTGCAGAAGTAGTAGGAAAAGAAGATGCAGTTTTTGTACCTAGTGGAACTTTTGGTAACCAACTTTCCATCTTTACACATTGTGAAAGAGGGAATGAAGTTATCCTTGATGATAGTTCACACATAGTTGTTCACGAAGTTGGGTCGGCTTCAGTAATCGCTGGAGTACAATTGAGGACTATAAATAGTGATAAGGGAGTTATGTCACCTCAAGATATTAAAAAAAGAATAAGAAAGGGAGAAGACGATCTTCATTTTCCTTCTACTGGCTTGATATGTCTAGAGAATGCTCATTCCAATGGAAGGGTTGTTCCGCTTGAAAATATGAAAGAAATATCTGAAATAGCACACGAGAATGGAATTCCAGTTCATTTAGATGGAGCTAGAGTGTTCAACGCTGCGACCTACTTGAATGTTGATCCCAAAGAGATAACTCAATATTGTGATTCGGTCATGTTTTGCCTTTCAAAGGGTCTTTGTGCTCCTGTAGGTTCAATTGTGGCTGGGAGTAAAGATTTCATCCAAAAGGCCAAAAAGAAGCGCAAATTGATGGGTGGGGGTTTAAGGCAAGCAGGATTTTTAGCTGCAGCAGGGTTAATTGCCCTTGAGAAGATGAGATTCAGATTGAAAGAGGATCATGAAAACGCCAGATATCTTGGAGAAAAACTGGGCGAAATCCCTGAAATTTCTGTGAACTTAGACGATATTCAGATAAATATGGTTTTTTTCACAATAAACAAAGATATATGTTTTGAGGAAATAACACAGTTTTTTTTAGAAAAAGGTATTAAAATAAATCCACCAGAAAATGGAGAATTCAGATTTGTTACTAATTATTGGGTAAGTAAAAAAGATGTTGATTATATTGTTGAAACAATGAAAGAATATTTAAAAAAGTGGTGA
- a CDS encoding EscU/YscU/HrcU family type III secretion system export apparatus switch protein encodes MSNSKKAVALRYKQGTDQAPKVVAKGVDSIARRIIEIAEEENIPIVKSEKAVEEFYGLDLDEEILPEMYEIAAEIIAFVYKLDKEFS; translated from the coding sequence ATGTCTAATTCAAAAAAAGCAGTAGCTTTACGGTATAAACAAGGAACAGATCAAGCACCTAAAGTTGTTGCTAAAGGTGTTGATTCAATAGCCAGAAGAATTATAGAAATAGCTGAAGAGGAAAACATACCAATAGTCAAAAGCGAAAAAGCTGTCGAAGAGTTTTATGGTTTGGATTTGGATGAAGAAATTCTTCCTGAAATGTATGAGATAGCTGCTGAAATAATTGCTTTTGTCTATAAGTTGGATAAAGAGTTCAGTTAG